ATCTGGTAAAACAAGGATATAGATATGCAATTATAGAGAAAGATGTATTATTATGGAAGTTATATATTTAGCTACAGAGTGCAGCAGAGTTTTGCTAACAAAGTACAGTACTATGAAATGGTAAAATGTTGGGCTTCATTTGACCGGAGCAAAGCAAAAATGAAAAGAGTGTTTGTAAGCATTGAATGCAGCAATTAATTAAGCAAAGGGAAAGTTAAAGATGGGCAATGGTTATGGATGAGAACAATAGGCTGAGATTCCCAAGGAAATAGGGATGGTTGGGATCACATACTCTGGTTTGGTGTGTCCCCAGTCAGAACCACTACTATTCACCAACAATCCAAAGTCAGATTCACCAATTCCCCAAAATGAAagcaaataaaagaaaatagcaCATATTTCACTGTGTGTGTGGAATTCCATTTTTATTGGTTTGACAAACTATGAAGGCAGATCATTGTCTCTCTCACAGGAAACATCTCTCCTAATACTAGTAAGCCCCTCcccaaaattattattattttcaaccAAAGGAATCACTTTCTATTCCTTTCtcaaacacaaattaaaatacacaCACTATACTCCTTCCTTCCACTGTGACTTACATCACTCACTCTTCCCTTCAATTCCCTTCCATAATACATGGCTCCACATGGATTCAAACTTGCAATATTCTTCACTGTGGCTTTCATTCTTTCCCTCACTCTTCTACTTCCCATATCAGGTAAAAAACCTCCCTCAAAGCCAGCTACCCATATATGGAAAATGTAACTAGCTAGCCTTTGATTTGATGATTATGTATATTAGTGCATGCGTCTCTACATTGATTCAGGTGATGCAGGAGGTAGATCATTGTTGGGCGGGGAGGAAAGCAATAATAAGGCGGTGATAGGGTCAAGGCCTCCGGCATGTGTAGACAAGTGCATGAAGTGCAGGCCATGCATGGCTACGGTCATCGTTCCCAACCACAGAAGGAGTAAGGGTCTCTTCAAACACGACGATAATAAGGATGACAGCTATTACCTCCTTTCATGGCGATGCACATGCGGCAATAAGCTCTTTCACCCTTAATAATCCCCATTTCCTGCACCTTCATTCTATATAATACTAGTTCTTGCTTACGCACACTTCATCCATCTCTCATCTCTCACTCTCTATGTCTTGTGTGTGTGTATATGAATATCATGAccatataatcaattaaattaatGTGATGATGATTTTGATTAGTCAACTAATTACACCAGTTTGTTACTCATGCTGCGCTACTTAGTTTTCTATATCTTCATTCCAGCTAGCTGATTCAGCAACTCTCATTTCCACTACTCGCATGCATGCATGTTGCATCACTGTTTCAAGTCTAGATTAGATGTAATTTCGCAggtttatttgatttaattgtaTTTGAGACTAATGATTTAATTTACATATCGAGAATAGAGTTTGATCCAATTCCGAGTGAGTCCATACTTAATGATGCAGTGATACCTCTTATGCCACTATCTATTGTCAGAATCCAGAAATTTTTTAGGTGTTATGAGTATCTGAGGTTTTTTTTTCCTGATcctttaattagtttttattttaaattgattattatttttaatttatatttaaaaaataataaaataaaaattaatctcAATAAGTCAATTTAGTTCATAtcattaaaatagaataaaaaatattatactaGATAATGAATGACTTTCTTAAACAATATAAACaaccaccaatcaaataaaaacatactatacttttaaattattcatctaaattttaatattaaaatatatctattattcatattatttaatatttttattctctacctatactttttctaaaaaataatataggaCAAAGATACTTATTTAATCCAAAAGAACACGCAGAATTTTTTTTGTCTGAAtcatctttttctcttttttttttttcttttcattttatttttgggtATATTTTTGTTTCACTTTTTACGTAATTGTGGATGATATTGGGCTAGATCACTAGATGGAAAGCTAATGGAGGCCCAATTATAAACTTGGGTTCGGTGAACCCATTTAGTGGAGTCCTACGTGGCGAATTTGATTCATGCATGAAGCACATTTgatatttatgattttctaGATCTAGTTGCTTATGGACAGTCAAATGTCTCTTTCTTATTAGTGAATATAGTTAAGTACGaacttttatttgtttatgtaTTGTCTGGGCTTTGAAACCGTAAGGATCGGAATGATATTTTTTGTTTGGTGAAAAAACATTCACGCTTTTAAGAAGAAATAAGGATGGGAGAGTGCCAAGAGAACGGTTCCCATTTCGAAGTCCATCATTTTCATGGCTGTCACTTCTCTCAGGAGCTACCAATTCCTATCAATGAATATTGAATATACCACTCACCTTTTTTTCTTAGACAGTACTGCTCCAACACATGAACACAAGGATTTATACGATGTCACATGACATGGTAACTATTAAATTATTCTTTCACCTTAACTcatgaaa
The Arachis stenosperma cultivar V10309 chromosome 7, arast.V10309.gnm1.PFL2, whole genome shotgun sequence genome window above contains:
- the LOC130940890 gene encoding EPIDERMAL PATTERNING FACTOR-like protein 8, producing the protein MAPHGFKLAIFFTVAFILSLTLLLPISGRSLLGGEESNNKAVIGSRPPACVDKCMKCRPCMATVIVPNHRRSKGLFKHDDNKDDSYYLLSWRCTCGNKLFHP